The Quercus lobata isolate SW786 chromosome 9, ValleyOak3.0 Primary Assembly, whole genome shotgun sequence region aactcgaaAAGTCTCTTATCatcgaataagagatttgggattCGATCGAGCAGtcaccataggttaaaactatctctcaaaaaaaaaaaaaaaaaaaaatttaaaactaaaaattagcacaataTGTAGTATCAATGGCTTAGCATATACTAAATTTTCAAGAATTGACAGATCCAGAAATTTCCTAATATCTCCGATGTGTTTAATCAAGAAATCTTAGAATCCCTAATGGTTTCATGAGCATGAAAATGAAGTTGATTCACATAcagaaatgaaaaggaaaaagtgaACTTACATCATGGCCATGGAGACCTGTTTGAGATCGGTTTCGAAATTGCGCAAGTTGGTGAGCGATTGGGCGCAGAAAATGATAGCAAGCCACGAGCTTAGCTTGtactgccaaaaaaaaaaaaaaaaaaaaaaccataaacataaGAATTTCAAATCTATGCACAGATTAAGATCAACATTGAAAGGTAGAGGAGAGAGTAGGGGACCCTGAACATGACACCGGCGATGCCGAAGATGACGGCGATGAAGCCGGAATAATCGACGGGGAGATCTTGAGGGTTCACCATCGGAGCCACGAATGGCTTCGCCGCCGACGGCATACGCGGATCGTTGGCCGAGTTTGAGTTCCCGTGCGATGACATCTCAGAAACGATTCGTTTcgatctcttctctctcttgctcTGCGTGGAAATGTGGCTCGGTGGCTACCTCGTGCGCCTCAGCTCAGCTGACTAGTATGTAAAGAAAGGTCTCCCCACCACCTCATCATCATTGGAACCATGTGGGACCAACTCTCAAcgctttctttttttattttttttttactaaattacataaatatgaTTTCTATcgtattttaatttggtctctcatctttcaattgtgttaatttgatcTCTAACTTTTTAGTATCGTGTCAACTTAATCCCTACCATTATCTCATGGATGGAAAAGTCTGACGTGTCAAACggtctaaataaaaaattaatttattgccACATCAATGAACACATATCCTGCCATTGCCACATCAATGAACACATATCCTGccatgttagttttttttttttttaacccaaattaatttaacccaaatcaaatctttttcttttttttttgggtttgataagaaaatttgCAGATTTTATTAAAGAGGGGCAGACCcaaattaaatctaaaacaCATATCTCCCTAAAATCTAAAATCCCTAATGGTGAGGACGGCGGCGCCTTCTCCTTCCAGCAGCGCCTTCTTTACTCCAGCAACACCAAGTTTATCTCTCCTGTGTGAATCTGGTACCTTTAGAATCATGTGACTTCTTGTGCAAAAGTTCATTTGAATGTGTTTGTCTGTATGAGTTTATTACTACAAGTGGGTCCAAGCATTTAAGGTAGAGATGGTCTCAAACAGATTCACAGTGGACTATAAcgaagttcttttttttttttttcccgagcTGTGACTATAACGAAGTTAAAGGgttaaaaaaaaggagtttCTTTATTGCAGCAACCATAGGGCCAATCTCCACTAATGCGAGATTGAGcataaaaatcaagtaaaaaaaagattatatataagCAAAACGCCAAAACATGAAGTAGAAAAGTACGAAAAATACACAAAACTGAGCcaaatgaaaatacaaaattaagagAGACACAACTAGTGCTGCTGGAGTAGAGAAGGTGCTGCTGGAAGAGAGAAGCTGTCGGAAGGAGAAGGCGTCGTCTTCCTCACGATTAgggattttggattttagggagatatgtatttttatttgggtCTGCCCAGTTTAATAAAACCagaaaactttctaaaaaaaaaagtgattttggttaaaaaaaaaaaaaaaaggaactaatGTGGCAAGACATGTGtccaataaattaattttttatttaagccATTTGACATGTCAGACTTTTCCATCTATGAGATAACGGTAGGAATTAAGTTGACACGGCACTAAaaggttagggactaaattcacacaattgaaaggttagggactaaattgaaatatgatgtaaaGGATAAGAACCATTTATGTAgtttacccaaaattttaattttaattacacttttaaaatttattttcttaatttaatcttcttcttcttttttaagagagttCCAATTTATGGCGTTTGCTCTTGATGAACTCTTTAAGCAggaattgaaccccagatctcttatacaaacATCatagactttaccagttaagctaactagaacccacttcTTAATTTAATCCTAAAAGTCTAGTGACACACAAAACCATATGACATTTTAATGTCACACTTATTTTTAGTCGTGGTAGCCTAGTAAGTtccaatataattttaaattttagttttgttaGCAAAAGAACTAATCATGTATAAATTATcaagttatttaaattttaaaataatacgAATAATACTGTGGTATTTTGTATACCTTCAAAAAAAAGAGGATCCTTTTTCCCTAAACTAGGAATAAAATGATACtcccttaaattttttataaatgcaAGAATGAATATTAATATCTAACTTTCTTAAtgaaatcatatatattatattaaattttctcaACAATATATATTGAGTAAAAGTTCAATTCAGGGTCTAAATTTACTTGAAtctaaaaaatccaaatttgatTCTAATCAAAcactaattttgtgtcatgtgtcttTAATTGCCCACTAATTTGATGCCAAgtatttctatattttaaataGGCTTTGATTTGTGCTAAGTGTCATTTCATTTCTCATTTTATATCAAGTTTTTTTACAAGTAAATTCATTATCTagacttaaaaattataaatatttctaTGTAAAACTTTGAATATGTAATACTTTCAActtatttaaaactatttaagTTCATCTAAAACTACTTCTAACCCATTATATTTAAATCTAATTTGAAACCAATTTTAATCTATTTAAAACTATtcatattttctaataaaaattaattattagtttaccTATATtctaaataagtaaataatgtaaaaatccaaattttaacacttttatttataatttattgagttAAGATTGTATGTGACACCTACCATAATAATAAGCTATGCAAACATGCTATGTTATATAAAGATCAATTGTTTATATCTTATTTAAAAAGTgcactcataaaaaaaaattattatatcacaataacaaaagataatttaaaaagtaacaaaataattttgttgttaaaataaaataaacaagaatAAACAATTTGCATATTCTAccaaataatattcttacaagatttttttaagAGTCGACAAAATATAGGAATAACCAACATTTATATTTAACttataaatcaattttaatatgGACCTaagtatgtttatttttatatgtatcaAGCTAGTGTTCTATTTAAATTGTTATgtaacattttatttatattgaataaagtaacttgactataattttttttaatcctaaatttcTTATTCTATAATAAGAAACTTTATTAATTGAGCTACTTAAAAACTTAcattgcaattttatttttaaaaacttccaaaatatttatttacaactttttaatggaattggataaactatttGTAGCAGTAGCACGAAGTAGAATTTataaaaattggattctaaaaaccaaaaattaaaaataaaataaaaatgtatttatagaaattaacacaaaatgACTTGTAGTACAGAATCAAAAACCCCTCCGTGTTAAACCCCCCCAACCCACCTTTTCACATTGGCATCAGCTTCATCAATGGCGGACCAACCTGAAACCCCAACAATGGAAACCCTAGACCCACAAACCccttctccctcttcttcttcttctactattTCTTATTCAAAGCCAACAAACCCAAGtgttcaaaatcaaaacccttcACCAATGCCACCATCACTGACAAGGCTATGGAGACCAGCCGCGCAGCGAAATCTCCGAAACCAGTGGTCCAAATTGGTTTCCTGTAGGAAACAatgggtttcttcttcttctagtgGAAAGTCCCACGCTACCTCTCTCGTCAATGCCCATCTCTCTCAGAGGTATCTATcttatactttttcttttcttttcttcttttgggtttttttttgtttgttcattttttggttCAGTATTCATTTTTGTGATGTGGGTATTTTGTGGTTTTCCgggttgtgtttgtgtttggatgttatgctctgtttgtttgctgagaaaatgtgggattttgattttgggtattGATGTTCTGCCTAAAATACAACTTTGCACATTTAAATTTGACCGTTTACAATTCAGTATTTTaaagtttcatttaaaaaataaataaaaaattagtcttttaactttttcttttttttcttttttttcttttttttgggttcaatttagTTATTCCGCCTAGTTCTGTCCATTCTCGCtgttaattttagtatttttttttactctccaAAATGAATTGTTTTGGTGGACTTAATGGAGTGGATCAGACAAAATGACTACCTCAGAAATGAATGAATGTTAATAGACTGagtgagggggaaaaaaactttTAGATTAATGAATTGAAtacaattcaaaaataaaggctgTACTTTGTAACTTAGCTTTATGTTTTTGCACTTTGGGTAGGTATATTTGGTTTAAAGTGTTCTGCTCTGGTTGGTTCCTGAGAAAATGTAGGGAAGACAAAAACTTGGGTTTTAAGTTTTGGTTCTCTTGGATTATGGGTATGTCatttttctgttattttctGATACTAGATAATGTGAAACTTAGCTTAACCATGCCTGGTCTGCTCTGGCTTAGTTAAGGTTTTATGCTTCATTTATTGTGGATTGACTTTGGTTAAAATTGGCAGCAATGAAGTATTAGTTTGTACattaataaggttttttttgtgGTGATTTATGTGAGTTCTGAAATTCAGGGTTTATATGGGTTGATAATTGATTCAGATACATGCCTTCAATGGAGCTGGGTGTTCTAAGTGACATGCTCAATATAAGAAAGAAAGCGGGTCAGAAATTGTTTAAGCAGCAGGTAATTATCAGTTgaatctatttttaatttctttgcaTGTGCTAGTGATTGAGATTTTGTCAGAATCTTTGGCTAAAGACcatttttatcaagtttttTGGGTAAAGCTGATGAAAAGTTTTCATGCTTCACTTTCGTAAATTGATCTGAATCTTGGATTACgggaatatttttgaaaatatttggcCAAATCActtatcagaaaaaaaaaaatttggccagTCTTTAATTTACATTAATCATGTAAGTTGAGACTGCAAACTAGGTAAGTATTCCAAATAATTTCTGAAAATTTGAGAATGACCAGCTCATTGAAGTTCTGGAAGCCAAGTTTGAAGTTTTGGATAAAGATTGCACAGAACTTGGCTTATAGTATGACACAAACTATAAAATTACCATGAAGCCTGGAGATCATGTTACTTCATAACATTTTATGTAGATTATAATGCATTGTAGATAGCTAGATATGTTCTGTTTTTGAAGATCAATTTGTCTGCAATGAACTTTCTGCATGGTTTTGGCAGATTTTCTATAATGAACTGTGGTTTTTTAAACCGAACAACAACATGAATTTGGCAATTAATATTACTACTAAGCTTATAAGAGGACCTTTAGTCCATCATGCATAGAAGTGTTTCCTGTAATAACTTACTTTTATGATATGATGCATTCAAATCTTTAATGGTATTTTATAATCCAGTTTTGTGTGTCTGTTGGTACTTACTGAATCTTGTTGTTTCAGGAAACTTTTCAGAGCAAACTTTTATCATCATACAAAGACATGGTAATGTATTCATCATccaaaaagtatgaaatgtGTGTTCTAGAATATTATACTTGAGCATCTAAGAAAATTTGTattatactttttctttttcatttagagCAGTCAAAGAATTTCCAAGAATCTACTCTGTAGCAATATATTTCAGTGGGGTTTCTCATTTTGTGGTCAAAAGTTTGGTGTTGGCCACTTGATCTGGCTTGCCACCTAAATGCAAAAGCAATTTTCCAGTATAGCTGGAAGCCTGACAATATggctgattttttttattaaaaaaaaaattttaatcatatAATTAATTGGAAAGGCATCAGTTGAGTTTTTCTTTCTACCAATCACCTTTCCCAAATCCCCCAAAATTCGGAGCTTTGTGCATTGGGTACAATCTTTTCATTGTTTACTTTGATTTGGTAAAATCCTTTATATTAAGTTGTACCAAGAACAAGCCAAAACAAACAGAATACATACGCTATTTTTTGTGATTCATGTCAGCATGTGTTAATTTAGCTTCTTTTGGACTTCAGAAAGAATGGAATATTTCAAGAGATATTTTGGTAACTATATTGTTATTATCTGCATTTCAGATTACGTGATTCAAATATTTTACAAGATGTATCTATTCTGTTTGATTTAACAAGTTTGTCTACAGGTGGCTGCTGTAACTCAAATGGTCAATGCTAGCAAATCCATGAGAACTTTTCTCAAAGGGCCAAGCAATAGTGCGCTTGTACAATTTTCTAGCTTTTCTGGAGATCAGAATGACTCTGGAGATGGTGGTGGAATTCCAGTCTTTGCATTTTGGTCAATCTCTTCTCATGGTATGTTGATTGCAATTTTTATTACTGGATCTTGTTTTTCAGTATAAATTAATATGCATCTATGCCCATTACAGTATGGTATTTCCAAGTTATCTTTGACAGTATCAATCTACATCATCCCTAACTTATCctttttaactattttgttaATTAGTTGTACTTTCAGATCATTTTTGCATGGAAGTTTGAAacacaccaattttaaaaacttggctgagctttatttctttatttcttgatGAAGACATATCTCTTTATGAACAatttttacctatcaaaaaaaatgtattttctcTGAAATTGGGATGATGAAaactttttaattaatgaatagttaaagaaaaactacaatGTCAAATCAATGGATGGATATTTGGTCAGAACTTGCTGGATGTTTGATGGTGAGGAGCAGAGTTTATTGGCGCTTAAGGGATTTTTATGTGATCTATTTTAATTATGGATGGTGGATTCATTTGCTAGTTGTTTACTTTTCtatgttttatctttttagaTTATTGAATCTTtgtcttttgaatttttttttcttaccttttGTTTTCCCACTCTGTTGCTGGTGTTTTCCCTTGCATACTTTGGTGTACTAGGTTGTGCCCcttaaatgttttcaaaaaaatgacttgcttatttaaaaattaaaattaaggtAACAATGTCAAATCCATGACAAATTTAAGCCTCACttctaaatatatttatttatgtctAAATCGATATACATTTTTTGACTTAATTCATATAATGTGATGATTCTTATCCTTGAACAATCTCAGAGCAATTGGCAGAGGAGCTTGTTCAGATGTTTATAATGGAACTAAATTTGAAGGTAGTTGTATTTTTCTTTGACCACAgggaaattttgtttaatttgaaCATTTTCAGTTATATTTCTTCTTTATCGATAACTAGTATTGTTTGGTCTGGGCAGCGGTTGCTGGTACTAGAGTTACTGTCTACTAGTTGTAACGATCCACAGGTGAATGGGTTGCATTGGTCAGATCAGCTTTATCCAGGAGAATTTGATCATTTGAGTATGTGCAACCTTTTTTCTCAAGAAACTTGTGAGCCAGTCCCACCAAAATTGATGGATTTGAAATCTGATGCATCCACTGTACGAAGTAATAACCAGCCAAACCCTGAGGTTTTGCAGGTACTGGATTCAACAGTGtgtataacaaaataatttaaaaggcATGCAACTAGCCATGTAATACATGTATGATAGAAACACCTGGGCTTTGGATTTAANNNNNNNNNNNNNNNNNNNNNNNNNNNNNNNNNNNNNNNNNNNNNNNNNNNNNNNNNNNNNNNNNNNNNNNNNNNNNNNNNNNNNNNNNNNNNNNNNNNNNNNNNNNNNNNNNNNNNNNNNNNNNNNNNNNNNNNNNNNNNNNNNNNNNNNNNNNNNNNNNNNNNNNNNNNNNNNNNNNNNNNNNNNNNNNNNNNNNNNNNNNNNNNNNNNNNNNNNNNNNNNNNNNNNNNNNNNNNNNNNNNNNNNNNNNNNNNNNNNNNNNNNNNNNNNNNNNNNNNNNNNNNNNNNNNNNNNNNNNNNNNNNNNNNNNNNNNNNNNNNNNNNNNNNNNNNNNNNNNNNNNNNNNNNNNNNNNNNNNNNNNNNNNNNNNNNNNNNNNNNNNNNNNNNNNNNNNNNNNNNNNNNNNNNNNNNNNNNNNNNNNNNNNNNNNNNNNNNNNNNNNNNNNNNNNNNNNNNNNNNNNNNNNNNNNNNNNNNNNNNNNNNNNNNNNNNNNNNNNNNNNNNNNNNNNNNNNNNNNNNNNNNNNNNNNNNNNNNNNNNNNNNNNNNNNNNNNNNNNNNNNNNNNNNNNNNNNNNNNNNNNNNNNNNNNNNNNNNNNNNNNNNNNNNNNNNNNNNNNNNNNNNNNNNNNNNNNNNNNNNNNNNNNNNNNNNNNNNNNNNNNNNNNNNNNNNNNNNNNNNNNNNNNNNNNNNNNNNNNNNNNNNNNNNNNNNNNNNNNNNNNNNNNNNNNNNNNNNNNNNNNNNNNNNNNNNNNNNNNNNNNNNNNNNNNNNNNNNNNNNNNNNNNNNNNNNNNNNNNNNNNNNNNNNNNNNNNNNNNNNNNNNNNNNNNNNNNNNNNNNNNNNNNNNNNNNNNNNNNNNNNNNNNNNNNNNNNNNNNNNNNNNNNNNNNNNNNNNNNNNNNNNNNNNNNNNNNNNNNNNNNNNNNNNNNNNNNNNNNNNNNNNNNNNNNNNNNNNNNNNNNNNNNNNNNNNNNNNNNNNNNNNNNNNNNNNNNNNNNNCGTTTGTgccattgaaggtccaatatcatttgatttaagtggatgtttaggtgagagggcggtgctgcatttatgatcttggaacttgattccatCTGGACCGATAATGCTCGGCAGCACCGTCTCCCGTacataccacattttcccgggaatGACTCATGTTCAtgaccgggaacgtttgaccgagcccaccttggaacttaataccctacacctgtttgttatttatgaatCCCCGGGAATGGCGTAGGACGACTGGACCTTTCGGCTGGGCCTGTGGCCAAAGCCAGTACGAGAcaaggcccagggcctgtatgggcctgggatcaccGCACTGTACAATTGGGGCAGGGCCCGGGGTCTGTTTGGGCCTAAggtctcggtgccgtacaatagcccccccttgattcatactcggtcatcgagaagaatcaaggagcagCATGGGACCTTTTGACCTCGGGAGTCTTTTAGCCTGGGACTTCTGACCGTCATTTCTCATttaatattcatctcaaaagacgcgccgtttcgcgGCGCCAGGCGCAGTCGTCATTATTGCTTGACGGTTCGAGGACCGAAGCGACGTGCGGATTGGTTATGCTTGGCGTTCGTTGGACTGCTCGTAGACCGCGCCCATTTAATGCTTGATTCAGacgcttcttcttcctccattcACTTTTCTTTCCTCTATAAATAACCTCCCTCTGAACAGCATCCCATTTTTCCTCTGCCAATCTTTAGAGTTCTTTTTCTCTGCCGACCACATTTCTGTGCGCTTGCTTAcccagtgttcttttcctccttagaacccaaagtaagtttttcttccccttccttttcctttcaacTTTCATTTCTTTGAGTTTACTTTCGTATTTTTAGgcgttatagatgggttactcttacctccTAGAGTCCCcggctgctttggccacctttaggagtaattttaacattcccaatgacgtggatgtggccTACTGCCATGAGAGCgatattgaactccaccgagggcatggtatagccttctttcctttgatgtccattctagaaggtggggtcaggttCCCCGTGGATCCCCTCTTAATAAACACACTCACTTACTACGGGCTGTGCCCGGACCAacttccccccaacttttaccgggtagttagttgcgtcagtaagttgaaccacacctttaacttacagttagaccaccatgacattaaccaaatgtataggctctgtgggagcaaagccaccggttattacctaaagacaagggatgcacgggtacggctgatatcatgcctacctgattcgaacaggaactccgccaATGAGTTCGTTAGGGTgagcggcaattggtttgccggggagTTTCCTTGCCCCCTTACGccgcgtgaagtgggttcgttcCATCCCCTTCATATAACTGCTTTCTTTCGCCTCTCATTTTCTTCCTCTcggtaaaaagaatttttatgatTAGAGACTAATGCGTCATTTGatcttttgcagacggcaaagtgtttgtgcaGGACCTCAGAGTCGTCCACGCCAAAGACTTAAACTTCGTCCTCCGCTctgagatatacgtgcattgggacgggCAACTCCGGGCTTCGCATTTGATCCTCGGTGTGGAGCCGGTTTATTCTACTTGGCAGCCGTTCAAGCAGGCCCTGatagttgacagccccctgctGTCGTATATAGACGTTCGGTACGTGAACTTTTTACCGCCGAGTCTTACAACCGGGGAAGCGAGGGAATTTGGCCGGCGGGTTACTCGCGCAGACGAGCTAGCCCCTTTGAGAGACGAATCCGCGGAAAAAGCATCCCGGCGTATCAGGGAGTTAGCCCACGAAGCCGTGCAGCAAGGCCAAGCGCAAGAGCAGCCAATCCCCGAGAATCCGGCCGC contains the following coding sequences:
- the LOC115959106 gene encoding protein Asterix-like isoform X2, translated to MSSHGNSNSANDPRMPSAAKPFVAPMVNPQDLPVDYSGFIAVIFGIAGVMFRYKLSSWLAIIFCAQSLTNLRNFETDLKQVSMAMMFAIMGLVTNYFGPARPGRKG
- the LOC115959106 gene encoding protein Asterix-like isoform X1 — encoded protein: MSSHGNSNSANDPRMPSAAKPFVAPMVNPQDLPVDYSGFIAVIFGIAGVMFRYKLSSWLAIIFCAQSLTNLRNFETDLKQVSMAMMFAIMGFSHLCFNMMVLLVTYLTSFMLEL
- the LOC115960659 gene encoding uncharacterized protein LOC115960659 isoform X2, whose protein sequence is MADQPETPTMETLDPQTPSPSSSSSTISYSKPTNPSVQNQNPSPMPPSLTRLWRPAAQRNLRNQWSKLVSCRKQWVSSSSSGKSHATSLVNAHLSQRYMPSMELGVLSDMLNIRKKAGQKLFKQQETFQSKLLSSYKDMVAAVTQMVNASKSMRTFLKGPSNSALVQFSSFSGDQNDSGDGGGIPVFAFWSISSHEQLAEELVQMFIMELNLKRLLVLELLSTSCNDPQVNGLHWSDQLYPGEFDHLSMCNLFSQETCEPVPPKLMDLKSDASTVRSNNQPNPEVLQVLDSTVCITK
- the LOC115960659 gene encoding uncharacterized protein LOC115960659 isoform X1; amino-acid sequence: MADQPETPTMETLDPQTPSPSSSSSTISYSKPTNPSVQNQNPSPMPPSLTRLWRPAAQRNLRNQWSKLVSCRKQWVSSSSSGKSHATSLVNAHLSQRYMPSMELGVLSDMLNIRKKAGQKLFKQQETFQSKLLSSYKDMVAAVTQMVNASKSMRTFLKGPSNSALVQFSSFSGDQNDSGDGGGIPVFAFWSISSHEQLAEELVQMFIMELNLKVVVFFFDHREILFNLNIFSYISSLSITSIVWSGQRLLVLELLSTSCNDPQVNGLHWSDQLYPGEFDHLSMCNLFSQETCEPVPPKLMDLKSDASTVRSNNQPNPEVLQVLDSTVCITK